Proteins encoded by one window of Chryseobacterium aquaeductus:
- the msrB gene encoding peptide-methionine (R)-S-oxide reductase MsrB, with amino-acid sequence MKFLFPILLLTFLQMCSQTQKPVKITPMENTEAKNNPYYSRTDRTKLNVSNDEWRKILSPDLYAIAREAATERPFTGKYNEFDELGEYYCAVCGNHLFRSDSKFSSTCGWPSFFEADKEGTAYHRDSSHGMERIEVLCKRCDSHLGHVFNDGPPPTGTRYCMNSVSLEFVPDSQK; translated from the coding sequence ATGAAGTTTTTATTTCCGATATTATTATTAACCTTTCTGCAGATGTGTTCGCAGACTCAAAAACCCGTGAAAATTACTCCTATGGAAAACACTGAAGCAAAAAACAATCCATATTACTCAAGAACCGATCGTACAAAACTCAATGTTTCTAATGACGAATGGAGAAAAATTCTTTCTCCGGATTTGTACGCCATTGCAAGAGAAGCCGCTACAGAAAGACCCTTCACCGGTAAGTATAATGAATTTGACGAATTGGGAGAATACTACTGTGCGGTATGTGGAAATCATTTATTCCGTTCAGATTCTAAATTTTCATCAACTTGCGGATGGCCAAGTTTCTTTGAAGCTGACAAAGAAGGGACTGCCTACCACAGAGATTCTTCTCATGGCATGGAAAGAATTGAAGTGCTTTGCAAGCGTTGCGATTCTCATTTGGGGCACGTTTTTAATGACGGTCCACCTCCCACAGGAACGCGTTATTGTATGAATTCTGTAAGTTTAGAATTTGTACCAGATTCGCAAAAATAA